In Natronomonas halophila, one DNA window encodes the following:
- a CDS encoding Rieske (2Fe-2S) protein: MTTLIASTDEIPDNGSYLFTVEEADGNLEEVILVSLSDGVSAWKNFCQHETDQRLDRGNGAAMRNGEIICPKHGSMFDAESGYCDNGKAAGSTLAEVDISVRHGQIYLTDEDLEFRHEGGIDDDDGPSSTSHLQF, from the coding sequence ATGACGACCCTCATCGCGAGCACCGACGAGATTCCCGACAACGGCTCGTATCTCTTCACCGTCGAGGAGGCCGACGGCAACCTCGAAGAAGTCATCCTCGTGTCCCTCTCCGATGGCGTCTCCGCATGGAAGAACTTCTGTCAGCACGAGACCGACCAGCGCCTCGACCGCGGCAACGGCGCCGCGATGCGGAACGGAGAGATTATTTGCCCGAAACACGGCTCGATGTTCGACGCCGAATCGGGCTACTGTGACAACGGCAAGGCCGCCGGCTCGACGCTCGCCGAGGTCGACATCTCGGTGCGACACGGCCAAATCTACCTCACCGACGAGGACCTCGAATTCCGCCACGAGGGGGGCATCGACGACGATGACGGCCCGAGTTCCACCTCACATCTGCAGTTCTGA
- a CDS encoding universal stress protein encodes MYDDILVPTDGSTCATAAVEEAIDHAKTHDARLHFLYVVDETRIPTEDQPELYDSLEAEGEAAISDARTKAKAADITSIRAELGAGAPHQVIVDYATENDVDLIVMGTHGRSGLERALLGSTTERVLRTADPPVLTVRESGEKSD; translated from the coding sequence ATGTACGACGATATCCTCGTACCGACCGACGGGTCGACGTGTGCGACGGCGGCCGTCGAGGAAGCTATCGACCACGCCAAGACCCACGACGCCCGATTGCATTTCCTCTATGTCGTCGACGAGACGCGGATTCCCACCGAGGACCAGCCCGAGCTGTACGATTCCCTCGAAGCCGAAGGTGAGGCAGCCATCAGCGACGCCCGTACCAAGGCGAAAGCCGCCGATATCACGTCGATTCGCGCCGAACTCGGCGCGGGCGCGCCCCATCAGGTCATCGTCGACTACGCCACCGAGAACGACGTCGACCTCATCGTCATGGGAACTCACGGACGGAGCGGCCTCGAACGCGCCCTGCTCGGCAGCACGACCGAGCGCGTCCTTCGGACGGCCGACCCGCCCGTGTTGACGGTCCGGGAATCCGGTGAGAAGTCGGACTGA
- a CDS encoding GAF domain-containing sensor histidine kinase, which produces MSSDRVGAAAFDAIGAPLCILSADGTIRRSNDALHEMAGQAPLDGEHHRTVFADDAFATGLEAGFAGDETVRLTALETASGGRRPCTVTFTRLDTEEPLVLAVVERRDDHAEASLETREAAFREMYEVIAARGKSFDEQVATLLEIGCRTLGTRYGTLSHVEGDQYVFEIVQADDGAVEAGDTVPLSATVCERVVSTEGDVVIGDLEDEAPDQFERVGVRDLGMACYLGAPVFVDGDLYGTFCFYSDEAKEPAFDDWEVTLVDLMSRWVGIGLEQRRTEAELRRENERLERVASVISHDLRSPLSVAQGRLEFLAEEVDSEHLGAVEASHDRMEELITDILTLAREGTTVDETESVDLESVATDAWGHVVTDGATLVTDGTTTLRTDRSRLTQLFENLFRNCVEHAGADVTVTVGLLKDGFYVADDGPGIPADRREEVFDPGLSTHEDGTGFGLAIVREIAEAHDWTVEATESKDGGARFEIRTGDAVEGGFDD; this is translated from the coding sequence ATGAGTTCGGACCGGGTCGGCGCTGCCGCCTTCGACGCCATAGGGGCCCCGCTCTGTATTCTCTCGGCCGACGGGACGATACGCCGGAGCAACGACGCCCTCCACGAGATGGCCGGGCAGGCGCCCCTTGACGGCGAACATCACCGGACCGTATTCGCCGACGACGCCTTCGCGACCGGTCTCGAAGCCGGCTTCGCGGGCGACGAGACCGTTCGGCTGACGGCGCTCGAAACCGCGAGCGGCGGCCGCCGGCCCTGTACGGTCACGTTCACACGGCTGGATACCGAGGAACCGTTGGTGCTTGCGGTCGTCGAGCGCCGCGACGACCACGCCGAAGCCTCCCTCGAAACCCGGGAGGCGGCCTTCCGGGAGATGTACGAGGTCATCGCCGCCCGCGGGAAGTCCTTCGACGAGCAGGTGGCGACCCTCCTCGAAATCGGTTGTCGGACCCTCGGAACGAGATACGGCACGCTCTCGCACGTCGAAGGCGACCAGTACGTCTTCGAAATCGTCCAGGCCGACGACGGCGCCGTCGAGGCCGGCGATACCGTTCCACTGTCGGCGACCGTCTGCGAACGCGTCGTCTCGACGGAAGGCGACGTCGTCATCGGCGACCTGGAAGACGAGGCGCCGGACCAGTTCGAACGGGTCGGGGTGCGGGACCTCGGCATGGCCTGTTATCTCGGCGCGCCCGTTTTCGTCGACGGGGACCTCTACGGCACGTTCTGTTTCTACAGCGACGAAGCCAAGGAACCGGCCTTCGACGACTGGGAGGTGACGCTCGTCGACCTGATGAGCCGCTGGGTGGGCATCGGCCTCGAACAGCGCCGCACCGAGGCCGAACTCCGCCGGGAGAACGAACGGCTCGAACGCGTCGCCTCGGTCATCTCCCACGACCTGCGGAGCCCCCTCAGCGTAGCACAGGGCCGCCTCGAATTCCTTGCCGAGGAGGTCGACAGCGAGCATCTCGGCGCCGTCGAAGCCTCCCACGACCGGATGGAGGAACTCATCACGGACATCCTCACGCTGGCCCGGGAGGGCACGACCGTCGACGAGACCGAGTCCGTCGACCTCGAATCGGTCGCCACCGACGCGTGGGGCCACGTCGTCACCGACGGCGCCACGCTCGTGACCGACGGGACGACGACCCTGCGGACCGACCGGAGCCGACTCACGCAACTCTTCGAGAACCTCTTTCGGAACTGTGTGGAGCATGCGGGCGCCGACGTCACCGTCACCGTCGGCCTCCTGAAGGACGGCTTCTACGTCGCCGACGACGGCCCCGGGATTCCCGCGGACCGCCGCGAGGAGGTCTTCGACCCGGGGCTGTCGACCCACGAGGACGGAACCGGGTTCGGCCTCGCTATCGTCCGTGAAATCGCGGAAGCACACGACTGGACGGTCGAGGCGACGGAAAGCAAGGATGGTGGCGCGCGCTTCGAGATTCGGACCGGCGACGCCGTCGAGGGCGGTTTCGACGACTAG
- a CDS encoding glycosyltransferase family 87 protein, translating into MPSDEWSGPAPTPTAPRTSTRAVLAIGIATGVISLAFMWLTAPEQVRLASDVYMRAAEALLAGEDIYAVSPSRLNDYYYLYPPIVTLLFVPHALVGSSLVAFGIQTALNVGASVGTAAIIYRALQRRGIALERFDFGLLVGFVLTSAYAAIPLINGQVTHWLALAFAVGFDALDRRRESLAGAAFAVAALIKVFPAAIGLWLLRRRAWRAVGVAVLTGMGGLLLGVLLFGPDLTVTYFSDVLVGRYTGSSFDGTPAVSRNVDGLRRQLAALVDVSRPVRTALSVGILAPILAILYKETDTDARRQAAGLGTVVATLLFLPLQPMYSLLFVFPLCVLLYRLPSGRPRTVLVVGTLCSYLVVGFEEVVIAVEAVPIPEAVAAPLLGAVEAVFTVILPPTVGLWLLLAACVLVARDSELQM; encoded by the coding sequence ATGCCCTCCGACGAGTGGTCGGGTCCCGCCCCCACGCCGACAGCCCCCCGAACGAGCACGCGAGCGGTCCTCGCTATCGGTATCGCTACCGGCGTCATCTCGCTGGCCTTCATGTGGTTGACCGCGCCCGAGCAGGTTCGCCTCGCCTCGGACGTCTACATGCGGGCCGCCGAGGCGCTGCTGGCGGGCGAGGACATCTACGCGGTGTCGCCGTCGCGGCTGAACGACTACTATTATCTCTACCCGCCCATCGTCACGCTCCTGTTCGTCCCCCACGCCCTCGTCGGGAGTTCGCTGGTCGCCTTCGGCATCCAGACGGCCCTGAACGTCGGCGCCAGCGTCGGCACGGCCGCCATCATCTATCGCGCGCTTCAGCGCCGCGGTATCGCCCTCGAACGCTTCGATTTCGGCCTGCTCGTCGGGTTCGTCCTCACGTCGGCCTACGCCGCGATTCCATTGATAAACGGGCAGGTGACCCACTGGCTGGCGCTGGCCTTCGCGGTCGGCTTCGACGCCCTCGACCGCCGGAGGGAATCGCTCGCTGGCGCGGCCTTCGCTGTCGCGGCGCTTATAAAGGTATTTCCGGCGGCTATCGGCCTGTGGCTGCTCCGCCGGCGCGCGTGGCGCGCGGTCGGCGTCGCCGTCCTGACGGGGATGGGCGGCCTCCTGCTCGGCGTGCTGCTGTTCGGCCCTGACCTCACGGTGACCTACTTTTCGGACGTCCTCGTCGGCCGCTATACGGGCAGCAGTTTCGACGGGACGCCCGCCGTCTCGCGGAACGTCGACGGCCTCCGGCGGCAGTTGGCCGCGCTGGTTGACGTCTCTCGCCCCGTCCGAACGGCCCTTTCGGTCGGAATACTCGCGCCGATTCTCGCCATTCTTTATAAAGAGACGGACACCGATGCCCGGCGACAGGCCGCCGGACTCGGAACAGTCGTTGCGACGCTGCTGTTCCTGCCGCTCCAGCCGATGTATTCGCTGCTGTTCGTCTTCCCGCTCTGTGTTCTGCTGTATCGGCTACCGTCGGGCCGTCCCCGAACAGTCCTCGTCGTCGGAACGCTGTGTTCGTATCTCGTTGTCGGCTTCGAGGAGGTCGTCATCGCAGTCGAGGCGGTCCCGATTCCGGAAGCGGTCGCCGCGCCGCTCCTCGGCGCCGTCGAGGCGGTTTTCACCGTCATCCTCCCGCCGACGGTCGGTCTCTGGCTGCTACTGGCGGCCTGCGTCCTCGTCGCTCGCGATTCAGAACTGCAGATGTGA
- a CDS encoding PLP-dependent cysteine synthase family protein, with protein MTTHREPLDSVLETVGETPLVRVGAAPEEVPVYAKLESFNPGASVKDRIGEHIIRGLLEQGDLDPGGTIIEPTAGNTGIGMALAATQLDVAAVFVVPEKFSVEKQQLMAALGAEVVNTPTDDGMEGAIERAHAMAADRENAVVPQQFANPLNVEAHYETTGPEIYEALDGEVGAVVMGCGTAGTLMGTAKYLREQNPETHVVAVEPEGSLLAERFGEENEKREYHIEGIGTHDPTTNELFDPELVDDVVQISDRRAHDELKRLAREEGHLVASSSGAASAAALDTAEAIRDGEVDVPYDTVATVFPDSSERYLSKGIYESFEGWTQ; from the coding sequence ATGACGACGCATCGTGAACCGCTGGATTCGGTGCTCGAGACCGTCGGAGAGACGCCGCTGGTTCGGGTGGGGGCGGCCCCCGAGGAGGTCCCCGTCTACGCCAAACTGGAGTCGTTCAACCCCGGCGCCAGCGTGAAGGACCGCATCGGCGAGCACATCATTCGCGGGTTGCTGGAGCAGGGTGACCTCGACCCCGGCGGGACGATAATCGAACCGACCGCCGGCAACACCGGCATCGGGATGGCGCTGGCGGCCACGCAGTTGGACGTCGCGGCCGTCTTCGTCGTCCCCGAGAAGTTCAGCGTCGAGAAACAGCAACTCATGGCCGCCCTCGGCGCCGAAGTGGTCAACACCCCGACCGACGACGGCATGGAGGGCGCCATCGAGCGCGCCCACGCCATGGCCGCCGACCGTGAGAACGCCGTCGTCCCCCAGCAGTTCGCGAACCCGCTGAACGTCGAAGCCCACTACGAGACCACCGGCCCCGAAATCTACGAGGCGCTGGACGGCGAGGTCGGCGCGGTCGTCATGGGGTGTGGCACCGCCGGTACCCTGATGGGCACCGCGAAGTACCTCCGCGAGCAGAACCCCGAGACCCACGTCGTCGCCGTCGAACCCGAGGGCTCCCTTCTGGCCGAGCGGTTCGGCGAGGAAAACGAGAAGCGCGAGTACCACATCGAGGGCATCGGCACCCACGACCCCACGACGAACGAACTGTTCGACCCCGAACTGGTCGACGACGTCGTCCAAATCAGCGACCGACGCGCCCACGACGAACTCAAGCGCCTCGCCCGCGAGGAGGGCCATCTGGTCGCCTCCAGTTCCGGCGCCGCCAGCGCCGCCGCCCTCGATACCGCCGAGGCAATTCGCGACGGCGAGGTCGATGTCCCCTACGACACCGTCGCAACGGTGTTTCCCGACTCCAGCGAACGCTACCTCTCGAAGGGTATCTACGAGTCCTTCGAGGGATGGACACAGTAA
- a CDS encoding DUF7504 family protein: MSDETPSGAANVLLEVDGHDDCDEEACMTLSGVDDPSAVDVVFVTFTKSADQRLAAWRDHAHAPPANIGIVSVEMGGADGRSEPDRRGGPAVRRISDPSDLTGVGIAISEFLSAWADTDQQTVVCFDSVTALLQYVDANRVFQFLNEMTSKFEQAGAHAHFHLLPAAHEPQDLSVLTSLFGERKTAASVVGAGAAADATADAMADTAADEAADDAIEETASEADEVGFIFNDGEDDDADETAAADVVEAFPDADDTEDTSAETDEDGAEAGGSDTDDTDTSDTDTDDTDTGDEGDTDIDPMEAAFDAVEAAALDDDDESDDGSDGPTAPDDETAGAPQDRVESSVKDVEQSEPPEFGSKRSRSRSKGTTSATATGSSTAANDGPNTSPSSTTSDDDGGSGYKAATYSRTTATVIGVVTMLVLISFLAAAMPLPVPNDAPDAGQDAITTATPSPTESSAVSGTQATETPTPVPTDTPTDTPTASPTPTPTATDTPTDTPTPTPTPEPTATPTETPTPTPDGSLIDDTTDTVDDTVNDTTDTVDDTVNDTTDTIDDTLSTDDDGLL, from the coding sequence ATGAGCGACGAAACACCATCAGGGGCGGCGAACGTGTTGTTGGAGGTGGACGGCCACGACGACTGCGACGAGGAGGCGTGTATGACCCTCTCAGGGGTCGACGACCCCAGTGCCGTCGACGTGGTGTTCGTCACGTTCACGAAATCCGCCGACCAGCGACTCGCCGCGTGGCGCGACCACGCCCACGCCCCACCCGCCAACATCGGCATCGTGAGCGTCGAGATGGGCGGCGCCGACGGCCGCAGCGAACCCGACCGACGCGGCGGGCCCGCCGTCCGCCGGATTTCCGACCCAAGCGACCTCACCGGCGTCGGCATCGCCATCTCCGAGTTCCTCTCGGCGTGGGCCGACACCGACCAGCAGACCGTCGTCTGCTTCGACTCGGTCACCGCGCTGTTGCAGTACGTGGACGCCAACCGGGTCTTCCAGTTCCTCAACGAGATGACCTCGAAGTTCGAGCAGGCCGGCGCTCACGCCCACTTCCACCTGCTACCCGCGGCCCACGAACCACAGGACCTCAGCGTCCTCACGTCGCTGTTCGGCGAGCGGAAAACCGCCGCCAGCGTCGTCGGTGCCGGTGCGGCTGCCGACGCCACGGCAGACGCCATGGCAGACACCGCGGCAGACGAAGCCGCCGACGACGCCATCGAGGAGACGGCCTCGGAAGCCGACGAGGTTGGATTCATATTCAATGACGGGGAGGACGATGACGCCGACGAAACCGCGGCCGCGGACGTAGTCGAAGCGTTCCCCGATGCGGACGACACCGAAGACACGTCGGCCGAAACCGACGAGGACGGCGCGGAGGCCGGCGGTTCGGACACCGACGACACGGACACCAGCGACACGGACACCGACGACACGGACACCGGCGACGAAGGCGATACCGATATCGACCCGATGGAGGCCGCCTTCGATGCGGTCGAGGCCGCCGCGCTGGACGATGACGACGAGTCTGACGACGGAAGCGACGGGCCCACCGCACCTGACGACGAAACGGCGGGCGCGCCACAGGACCGCGTCGAGAGTTCGGTCAAGGACGTCGAACAGTCCGAACCGCCGGAGTTCGGCTCGAAGCGGTCACGGTCCCGGAGCAAAGGGACCACGAGCGCCACCGCGACCGGTTCCTCGACTGCTGCGAATGATGGGCCGAACACGTCCCCCTCATCCACGACGAGCGACGACGACGGCGGGAGCGGATACAAGGCCGCCACCTACTCGCGGACCACGGCGACGGTTATCGGCGTCGTGACGATGCTAGTGCTGATAAGCTTCCTCGCGGCCGCGATGCCGCTGCCGGTCCCCAACGACGCGCCCGACGCCGGCCAGGACGCGATTACGACGGCGACCCCCTCGCCAACCGAGAGTTCCGCAGTCAGCGGCACCCAGGCGACCGAAACCCCGACGCCGGTGCCGACCGACACGCCCACCGATACGCCGACGGCGTCGCCGACGCCCACGCCGACAGCGACCGATACGCCCACCGATACGCCGACGCCCACGCCGACCCCGGAGCCGACGGCGACGCCCACCGAGACACCGACACCGACGCCCGATGGGAGTCTCATCGACGACACGACCGACACGGTCGACGACACCGTCAACGATACGACTGACACCGTCGACGACACCGTCAACGACACCACCGACACCATCGACGACACCCTGTCGACCGACGATGACGGCCTGCTGTGA
- a CDS encoding sulfatase, with product MTGADISNVVLVTVDSLRADATAPYDESRHTPVIEELAEEGTVFEHAFATGNWTPFSFPGILASRPVFADSGDIGVEKADTLAETLSGAGLETGGFNAANGFLTSHWGYDDGFDEFEPFVTGSSRFYSQYLAAHPTVEAWLQLAASPFRRFASKLRRDGNDKPFFDASRGLDVERSATGFIDDTDEPFFLWVHYMDTHTPYVPAPRYVREVSDSRLGTHRMLMAHTRTGLGWEVGDRTLQDLRTLYQGGTRQVDASIGRIREALSAAGVADDTAMIVAGDHGEEFQEHGHLAHYPKLYDELIHVPLIVDIPGVDGGRVEEAVGLDDIPPTVCGLLGVDGRDSWVGEDLTPTLLDGETPSGDPIVSVAVRGEEVTTQPIPRSLVEGDLLVSARTTEWTYIRNTESGEEELYYRPTDPTQQENLMGDVDADTNADADATAAIEHLRPIAERHAASLSSEGPTASGDVDEDLERRLSALGYR from the coding sequence ATGACTGGCGCCGATATATCGAACGTGGTCCTCGTGACCGTCGACTCGCTCCGAGCGGACGCCACGGCTCCCTACGACGAAAGCCGTCATACGCCGGTTATCGAGGAACTGGCCGAAGAGGGGACGGTCTTCGAACACGCCTTCGCGACGGGCAACTGGACCCCGTTTTCGTTCCCGGGTATTCTCGCCTCCCGCCCCGTCTTCGCTGATTCGGGCGATATCGGCGTCGAGAAGGCCGACACGCTCGCCGAAACCCTCTCGGGAGCCGGTCTCGAGACGGGCGGGTTCAACGCCGCCAACGGCTTTCTGACCAGCCACTGGGGCTACGACGACGGCTTCGACGAGTTCGAACCGTTCGTCACCGGCAGTTCCAGGTTCTACAGCCAGTATCTCGCCGCTCATCCGACCGTCGAGGCGTGGCTCCAGTTGGCGGCCTCGCCGTTCCGGCGGTTCGCCTCGAAACTCCGCCGCGACGGCAACGACAAGCCCTTCTTCGACGCCTCCCGCGGCCTCGACGTCGAGCGGTCGGCCACCGGCTTCATCGACGACACCGACGAACCGTTCTTCCTGTGGGTTCACTACATGGACACCCACACGCCCTACGTCCCCGCCCCGCGATACGTCCGTGAGGTCTCCGATTCCCGCCTCGGCACCCACCGGATGCTCATGGCCCACACCCGAACGGGGCTGGGCTGGGAGGTCGGCGACCGCACCCTCCAGGACCTCCGGACGCTCTATCAGGGCGGTACCCGGCAGGTCGACGCCAGCATCGGCCGGATTCGCGAGGCGCTGTCGGCGGCGGGCGTCGCGGACGACACCGCCATGATCGTCGCGGGCGACCACGGCGAGGAGTTTCAGGAACACGGCCACCTCGCTCACTACCCGAAACTCTACGACGAACTCATTCACGTCCCGCTTATCGTCGATATACCGGGTGTCGACGGCGGCCGCGTCGAGGAAGCGGTCGGCCTCGACGATATTCCGCCGACGGTATGCGGCCTGCTCGGCGTCGACGGGCGGGATTCGTGGGTCGGCGAGGACCTCACGCCGACGCTTCTCGACGGCGAGACGCCGTCCGGCGACCCAATCGTATCGGTGGCCGTCCGCGGTGAGGAGGTGACAACCCAGCCTATCCCCCGGAGTTTGGTGGAGGGCGACCTCCTCGTCAGCGCCCGCACGACCGAGTGGACCTATATCCGGAACACCGAAAGCGGCGAGGAGGAACTCTACTATCGGCCGACGGACCCGACCCAGCAGGAGAACCTGATGGGGGATGTCGACGCGGACACCAACGCCGACGCCGACGCTACGGCGGCCATCGAACACCTCCGACCCATCGCCGAGCGACACGCGGCGTCGCTTTCGTCGGAAGGGCCGACGGCCAGCGGCGATGTCGACGAGGACCTCGAACGACGGCTCTCGGCGCTCGGCTACCGATAG
- a CDS encoding GtrA family protein — MVRETLRQLVEGPLAVRLRRFAAVGALAAGVQLVLLWLLVDMGELNYIVAAFLAIETTIIFQYVLNNAWTFHADRKTERWSYVYGLVKTNIVRGSAIPIQLFVLYVFVAFGSLQYLVANAIAIAATGLYRYVLDARWTWS, encoded by the coding sequence ATGGTACGGGAGACCCTCCGCCAACTCGTCGAGGGCCCCCTCGCAGTTCGGCTGCGGCGGTTCGCCGCCGTCGGCGCGCTCGCGGCGGGTGTCCAACTCGTCTTGCTGTGGCTGCTCGTCGATATGGGGGAACTCAACTACATCGTGGCGGCGTTTCTGGCTATCGAGACCACCATCATCTTCCAGTATGTCCTCAACAACGCGTGGACGTTCCACGCCGACCGCAAGACCGAACGCTGGTCGTACGTCTACGGACTGGTGAAGACGAACATCGTCCGCGGGTCGGCGATTCCCATCCAGTTGTTCGTCCTCTACGTCTTCGTGGCGTTCGGGTCGCTGCAGTATCTGGTAGCGAACGCCATCGCCATCGCGGCGACCGGCCTCTACCGCTACGTTCTCGACGCGCGATGGACGTGGTCGTAG
- a CDS encoding redoxin domain-containing protein: MVSTGDTAPTFTATYRGSDHETFDLSEYLGDGPVVLAFFPGAFTPPCSNEMVALQERFEAFDDAGATVFGISADSSFSQEAFADEYGLGFDLVSDMNGEAIEAYDLTLDLPDLGLYGVANRAVYVLDEDGTVTYSWEADDPTNEPDYEALLDAVEAA; the protein is encoded by the coding sequence ATGGTTTCGACTGGAGACACCGCACCGACGTTTACAGCGACGTACAGGGGCAGCGACCACGAGACGTTCGACCTCTCGGAGTATCTCGGCGATGGGCCCGTCGTACTGGCATTTTTCCCGGGGGCGTTCACGCCGCCGTGTTCGAACGAGATGGTGGCCCTGCAGGAGCGTTTCGAGGCCTTCGACGACGCGGGGGCGACCGTCTTCGGAATCAGCGCCGATTCGTCGTTCTCCCAGGAGGCGTTCGCCGACGAATACGGCCTCGGGTTCGACCTCGTCAGCGACATGAACGGCGAAGCCATCGAGGCCTACGACCTCACGCTCGACCTGCCGGATCTGGGGCTGTACGGGGTCGCAAACCGGGCCGTCTACGTCCTCGACGAGGACGGCACCGTGACCTACAGTTGGGAGGCCGACGACCCGACGAACGAACCCGATTACGAGGCCCTGCTCGACGCCGTCGAGGCGGCCTGA
- a CDS encoding cystathionine gamma-synthase — protein MTHDDSDADSDRDASPANERFETRAIHAGQDPDPETGALMTPIHANSTYAQDRPGEDRGYEYSRTGNPTRSDLEANLADLENGSHARAFSSGMASINTVLNTLEAGDDVVAGSDIYGGTHRLFTQVYEQFDLSFSFVDTTDLSAVEEAIQDDTELLWVETPTNPLLQINDIAALAEIAHENDALCAVDNTFATPYLQRPLDLGADIVSHSLTKYLGGHSDVIGGALVTDDPELDEQFGFYQNSVGATPGPFECFLVLRGTKTLPVRMDRHCENARQLAVWLEDHPDVSEVYYPGLESHPGHDIAVRQMDDFGGMVSFELDATLEETSDICAETEVFTLAESLGGVESLIEQPAAMTHAAIPQEEREASGLSDGLIRASVGIEHYEDLRADLQSAIDAVLH, from the coding sequence ATGACACACGACGATTCAGACGCCGATTCGGACCGCGACGCATCGCCCGCCAACGAACGCTTCGAAACCCGCGCCATCCACGCCGGCCAAGACCCCGACCCCGAGACGGGCGCGCTGATGACGCCCATCCACGCCAACTCCACCTACGCGCAGGACCGTCCCGGCGAGGACCGCGGCTACGAGTACTCCCGTACTGGCAATCCGACCCGCTCGGATCTCGAAGCCAACCTCGCGGACCTCGAAAACGGCAGCCACGCGCGGGCCTTCTCCTCGGGGATGGCCTCCATCAACACGGTTCTGAACACCCTCGAAGCCGGCGACGACGTAGTCGCCGGCTCGGACATCTACGGCGGCACCCACCGCCTCTTCACGCAGGTCTACGAGCAGTTCGACCTCTCGTTTTCGTTCGTCGACACCACCGACCTCTCGGCGGTCGAAGAGGCGATACAGGACGACACCGAACTCCTGTGGGTCGAGACGCCGACCAACCCCCTGCTCCAGATTAACGACATCGCCGCACTCGCGGAGATTGCCCACGAGAACGACGCCCTCTGTGCGGTCGACAACACCTTCGCGACGCCCTATCTCCAGCGGCCCCTCGATTTGGGCGCCGACATCGTCTCCCATTCCCTCACGAAGTACCTCGGCGGTCACTCGGACGTCATCGGCGGCGCGCTGGTCACCGACGACCCCGAACTCGACGAACAGTTCGGCTTCTATCAGAACAGCGTCGGCGCCACGCCCGGCCCCTTCGAGTGCTTCCTCGTGTTGCGGGGCACCAAGACGCTGCCCGTCCGCATGGACCGCCACTGTGAGAACGCCCGCCAACTCGCGGTCTGGCTGGAGGACCACCCCGACGTGAGCGAGGTGTACTACCCCGGCCTCGAATCCCACCCTGGCCACGATATCGCCGTCCGGCAGATGGACGACTTCGGCGGGATGGTGAGTTTCGAACTCGACGCGACGCTCGAAGAGACCAGCGACATCTGCGCGGAAACGGAGGTGTTCACCCTCGCCGAGAGCCTCGGCGGCGTCGAGAGCCTCATCGAACAGCCGGCGGCGATGACCCACGCCGCGATTCCCCAAGAAGAGCGGGAGGCTTCCGGCCTCTCGGACGGCCTCATCCGTGCCAGCGTCGGCATCGAACACTACGAGGACCTGCGCGCGGACCTCCAGTCGGCTATCGACGCCGTGCTACACTAG